CGTCGTGGAATCAGGATTTCGGACAGAACTGATCGTAGAGGCACGCCAGCACGGCCAGCACCGCGCCGTCGGCCACGGCGTAATAGATGCGCTTGCCGTCGCGCCGGGTCGTCACCAGTGCTTCGCTGCGTAGAACGGCGAGTTGCTGAGAGAGCGTTGGCTGCCGGATATCGAGCTGCGCTTCAAGTTCGCCCACCGATAACTCGCCCTGCGTGAGCTGACACAGGATGAGTAGACGGTCCTCGTTGGCGAGGGCTCGCAACAGTGCCGTCGCGTCGTGCGCCGCGGCACGCAGGCGCGCGAGATCGAGCGAAGCCGCCGGGGCGACAGGCGCAACAGGGGATAGCGCAGTGACTCGTGGCATGGCAGGATCGATGCAAATCAGGAAACCGGACCGCGACGAGATGCCGCGCCCATTCGAAAGATGTCACGCGTAGCGCGTACACTTTACTGATTTATAATATATGAATCGATAAATTTTTGCAGGAGCCGGTCATGTCAGCCACGCCAGCACACATCGAAGCCTTTTTCGACACGGCCACCTCCACGGTGACTTACGTCGTGTTCGATGCGCCCGGTGGTCGCGCGGCGATCATCGACCCGGTGCTCGATTACGACCCGAAGGCGGGCCGCACGCACACCGGTTCGGCCGAGCGCGTGCTCGACTTCGTCGCCGCGCAGAAGCTGAGCGTCGACTGGATTCTGGAGACGCATGCGCACGCCGACCATCTGTCGTCGGCCCGCTGGCTCAAGGAACGCGTGGGCGGGCGTATTGCGATCGGTGCACACATCCGCGACGTGCAACACGTGTTCAAGAAGCTCTTCCATCTGGGCGCGGACGTGCCGCCCGACGGC
This window of the Pandoraea sputorum genome carries:
- a CDS encoding ArsR/SmtB family transcription factor; protein product: MPRVTALSPVAPVAPAASLDLARLRAAAHDATALLRALANEDRLLILCQLTQGELSVGELEAQLDIRQPTLSQQLAVLRSEALVTTRRDGKRIYYAVADGAVLAVLACLYDQFCPKS